The Etheostoma cragini isolate CJK2018 chromosome 15, CSU_Ecrag_1.0, whole genome shotgun sequence genome window below encodes:
- the cog1 gene encoding conserved oligomeric Golgi complex subunit 1 isoform X2, with protein MAEDPALSLRISEIKDPAVLFEGYNTADIRRIERRVRGEIEHKKEELRQMVGERYRDLIDAADTIGEMRQCSESVVRSIRDMHRYCHSLKQGRANGTPSSTQESQRQWQEKFYTMASQIKLLLEIPERIWSAMEACQYLQATQLYLLCCHLHSLLHLEAATGGHYSPVLARFPILVRQVATTGHFRSTILLDSRSLLQGRAVSDQAIAEALVSTMLLEDSSPRQALADFLLARKASIHQLLNQPQHGAGIKAQVCSLVELLVTTLFQAYAVFYLPPEGSPRPGEGALSCGMLFSILENVTSTTSAAKDRRVLQEETSTASWFKYLPPSITEFQPTLRTLAQPIQREQLRDTLQQWIDTCKEDICRGVGSLLVYVKSLKGLAAIRDAVWDLLSTDSISQHWSTVCQRLLERPLAAWDDFLQQLFLQRLQAITKEDTEAIAMSSVQLLTSAVRDLESQAIHTSSGTNHGSGRGAQYEVDVASFLWSESPGDLLSDAGWVSVTQRGQQHQRSSLAMKTQALTPCVQNFCSSLDAKLKARLEDLQYYLPSQDTSSDSLSAAVPSPGPPESSSASSFNRFTDSPAVEEALREGCTACVRHILSSIRSELAAATPDPSPARLSSVLFTARLCQSMGELCPNLKHCILGKQRASEAAAKGTPRQGKKLGKARATEVSPAQAKWAGLKEELLICSMEAYRIWSSALSKVLLEKFGAALHADSAGAILTTATSWEDLEIQEEAESGSSVTSKISLPVQPSWYVQSLLFQLCVEVNRVGGHALPRPTLQELLQACLTQALHHYHSFTQQASSRDGAFPMTQNRALQLLFDLRYLNTTLGIRPEEGKSSRSHQDPRFHEVCDWLEGYIDPFDLDVFTPPLNTNLNRMSQRTSVLLGLLTGSEKQFSLRSSSLNSQEPYNILPLASSQTRFGLLPLSMSSVRKSKSATRSSDAAHQLAPPHPPSSSSSVGREDSFRPGSLFRQLADQDEDTAAPSLFKLSWLSGMAK; from the exons ATGGCCGAAGACCCTGCGCTGTCCCTCCGGATCTCGGAGATCAAGGACCCGGCGGTTCTCTTCGAGGGCTACAACACCGCGGACATCCGCCGCATCGAGCGCAGAGTCCGCGGGGAGATCGAGCACAAGAAGGAGGAGCTGAGGCAGATGGTCGGGGAGCGCTACCGGGACCTGATCGACGCCGCCGACACCATCGGAGAGATGAGACAGTGTTCGGAGAGCGTGGTCCGGTCCATCCGGGACATGCACCGGTACTGCCACAGCCTGAAGCAAGGCAGAGCCAACGGGACACCCAGCAGCACGCAGGAG agCCAGAGGCAGTGGCAGGAGAAGTTCTACACCATGGCGTCCCAGATTAAGCTCCTCTTGGAGATCCCGGAGCGCATCTGGAGCGCCATGGAGGCGTGCCAGTACCTGCAGGCCACTCAGCTCTACCTGCTGTGTTGCCACCTGCACAGTCTGCTGCACCTGGAGGCTGCGACAGGGGGCCATTACAGCCCCGTCCTGGCCCGCTTCCCCATTCTGGTCCGGCAGGTAGCCACCACGGGACACTTCAG GTCCACCATTCTGCTGGACAGCCGGTCTCTGCTGCAGGGCCGTGCCGTGTCGGACCAGGCCATAGCCGAGGCCCTGGTGTCCACCATGCTGCTGGAGGACAGCTCACCGCGCCAGGCCCTGGCTGACTTCCTGCTGGCCCGGAAGGCCTCCATCCATCAGCTGCTCAACCAACCACAGCACG GTGCAGGGATCAAGGCCCAGGTGTGCAGCCTGGTGGAGCTGCTGGTCACCACTCTGTTCCAGGCCTACGCTGTCTTCTACCTGCCCCCGGAGGGAAGCCCCCGGCCGGGGGAGGGAGCCCTGAGCTGTGGCATGCTCTTCTCTATCTTGGAGAATGTCACCTCCACCACATCTGCAG CTAAAGACAGGAGGGTGTTGCAGGAAGAAACGAGCACAGCCAGCTGGTTCAAGTACCTGCCTCCATCCATCACCGAGTTTCAGCCCACCCTCCGCACCCTGGCTCAGCCAATCCAGAGAGAGCAGCTCCGGGACACCCTGCAGCAGTGGATTGATAC CTGTAAGGAGGACATCTGCCGTGGCGTTGGCAGCCTTCTGGTCTACGTGAAGAGCCTGAAGGGATTGGCAGCCATTAGAGACGCTGTGTGGGACCTCCTGTCCACCGACTCCATCAGTCAGCACTGGAGCACTGTGTGTCAGCGGCTGCTGGAGCGCCCCCTGGCTGCCTGGGATGACTTCCTTCAACAACTTTTTCTTCAACGCCTGCAG GCCATCACCAAAGAAGACACTGAAGCCATAGCAATGAGCTCTGTCCAGCTCCTCACCTCAGCTGTGAGGGATCTTGAGAGCCAGGCCATCCATACTTCTTCAGGTACCAACCATGGCTCAGGGCGCGGGGCCCAGTACGAGGTCGATGTGGCATCCTTCCTGTGGTCGGAGTCTCCAGGGGACCTGCTGAGTGATGCGGGCTGGGTCAGTGTGACCCAGCGGGGGCAGCAACACCAGAGGAGTAGCCTGGCCATGAAGACCCAGGCCCTGACGCCCTGCGTTCAAAACTTCTGCTCATCCCTGGATGCTAAGCTAAAGGCCAGGCTGGAAGACCTGCAGTACTACCTACCCTCCCAAGACACAA GCTCGGACTCCCTCTCGGCGGCAGTCCCCTCCCCTGGTCCCCCAGAGAGCTCGTCAGCATCTTCTTTTAACCGCTTCACGGACTCGCCGGCGGTGGAGGAGGCTTTACGTGAAGGCTGCACGGCCTGCGTCCGCCACATCCTGTCCTCCATCCGCTCTGAACTGGCCGCAGCCACGCCTGACCCCAGCCCCGCCCGCCTCAGCTCAGTTCTTTTCACTGCCAGGCTGTGCCAGTCCATGGGTGAGCTCTGCCCCAACCTGAAGCATTGCATCCTGGGAAAACAGAGGGCATCCGAGGCCGCAGCAAAGGGGACCCCAAGACAGGGCAAGAAGCTGGGCAAAGCAAGGGCCACGGAGGTCAGCCCGGCCCAGGCCAAGTGGGCGGGTCTAAAGGAGGAGCTTCTCATTTGCAGCATGGAGGCGTACCGCATCTGGAGCTCCGCCCTCTCTAAA GTGCTGCTGGAGAAGTTTGGCGCGGCGCTGCATGCTGATTCTGCCGGCGCCATCCTAACAACAGCAACAAGCTGGGAGGATCTGGAGATCCAGGAAGAAGCCGAGTCGGGGAGCAGTGTCACGTCCAAAATCAGTCTTCCAGTCCAG CCGTCGTGGTACGTGCAGTCTCTGCTGTTCCAGCTGTGCGTGGAGGTGAACCGGGTGGGGGGCCACGCTCTGCCAAGGCCCACCctgcaggagctgctgcagGCCTGTCTGACTCAGGCCCTGCACCACTACCACAGCTTCACACAGCAGGCATCAAGcagg GACGGTGCATTTCCCATGACTCAGAACCGAGCCCTGCAGCTGTTGTTTGACCTGCGTTACCTGAACACCACACTGGGCATCAGGCCGGAGGAGGGCAAGAGCTCCCGGTCCCACCAAGACCCCAG GTTCCACGaggtctgtgattggctggagggCTACATCGACCCGTTCGACCTGGACGTGTTCACGCCGCCGCTAAACACCAACCTCAACCGCATGTCCCAGAGGACCTCG GTGCTGCTGGGGCTGCTGACCGGCTCGGAGAAGCAGTTTTCCCTGCGGAGCAGCAGTCTGAACTCCCAGGAGCCGTACAACATCCTGCCCCTGGCCAGCAGCCAGACCAG GTTCGGGTTGCTGCCTCTCAGCATGTCCAGTGTGCGTAAATCCAAGTCGGCCACCAGGAGCTCGGACGCGGCCCACCAGCTG gcgcccccccaccccccctcctcctcgtcctccgtGGGCCGCGAGGACAGCTTCCGACCGGGCAGCCTGTTCAGACAGCTGGCCGATCAGGACGAAGACACGGCCGCTCCGTCTTTATTCAAACTCAGCTGGCTGTCCGGCATGGCCAAATAA
- the cog1 gene encoding conserved oligomeric Golgi complex subunit 1 isoform X1: MAEDPALSLRISEIKDPAVLFEGYNTADIRRIERRVRGEIEHKKEELRQMVGERYRDLIDAADTIGEMRQCSESVVRSIRDMHRYCHSLKQGRANGTPSSTQESQRQWQEKFYTMASQIKLLLEIPERIWSAMEACQYLQATQLYLLCCHLHSLLHLEAATGGHYSPVLARFPILVRQVATTGHFRSTILLDSRSLLQGRAVSDQAIAEALVSTMLLEDSSPRQALADFLLARKASIHQLLNQPQHGAGIKAQVCSLVELLVTTLFQAYAVFYLPPEGSPRPGEGALSCGMLFSILENVTSTTSAAKDRRVLQEETSTASWFKYLPPSITEFQPTLRTLAQPIQREQLRDTLQQWIDTCKEDICRGVGSLLVYVKSLKGLAAIRDAVWDLLSTDSISQHWSTVCQRLLERPLAAWDDFLQQLFLQRLQAITKEDTEAIAMSSVQLLTSAVRDLESQAIHTSSGTNHGSGRGAQYEVDVASFLWSESPGDLLSDAGWVSVTQRGQQHQRSSLAMKTQALTPCVQNFCSSLDAKLKARLEDLQYYLPSQDTSSDSLSAAVPSPGPPESSSASSFNRFTDSPAVEEALREGCTACVRHILSSIRSELAAATPDPSPARLSSVLFTARLCQSMGELCPNLKHCILGKQRASEAAAKGTPRQGKKLGKARATEVSPAQAKWAGLKEELLICSMEAYRIWSSALSKVLLEKFGAALHADSAGAILTTATSWEDLEIQEEAESGSSVTSKISLPVQPSWYVQSLLFQLCVEVNRVGGHALPRPTLQELLQACLTQALHHYHSFTQQASSRDGAFPMTQNRALQLLFDLRYLNTTLGIRPEEGKSSRSHQDPRFHEVCDWLEGYIDPFDLDVFTPPLNTNLNRMSQRTSVLLGLLTGSEKQFSLRSSSLNSQEPYNILPLASSQTRFGLLPLSMSSVRKSKSATRSSDAAHQLQAPPHPPSSSSSVGREDSFRPGSLFRQLADQDEDTAAPSLFKLSWLSGMAK, encoded by the exons ATGGCCGAAGACCCTGCGCTGTCCCTCCGGATCTCGGAGATCAAGGACCCGGCGGTTCTCTTCGAGGGCTACAACACCGCGGACATCCGCCGCATCGAGCGCAGAGTCCGCGGGGAGATCGAGCACAAGAAGGAGGAGCTGAGGCAGATGGTCGGGGAGCGCTACCGGGACCTGATCGACGCCGCCGACACCATCGGAGAGATGAGACAGTGTTCGGAGAGCGTGGTCCGGTCCATCCGGGACATGCACCGGTACTGCCACAGCCTGAAGCAAGGCAGAGCCAACGGGACACCCAGCAGCACGCAGGAG agCCAGAGGCAGTGGCAGGAGAAGTTCTACACCATGGCGTCCCAGATTAAGCTCCTCTTGGAGATCCCGGAGCGCATCTGGAGCGCCATGGAGGCGTGCCAGTACCTGCAGGCCACTCAGCTCTACCTGCTGTGTTGCCACCTGCACAGTCTGCTGCACCTGGAGGCTGCGACAGGGGGCCATTACAGCCCCGTCCTGGCCCGCTTCCCCATTCTGGTCCGGCAGGTAGCCACCACGGGACACTTCAG GTCCACCATTCTGCTGGACAGCCGGTCTCTGCTGCAGGGCCGTGCCGTGTCGGACCAGGCCATAGCCGAGGCCCTGGTGTCCACCATGCTGCTGGAGGACAGCTCACCGCGCCAGGCCCTGGCTGACTTCCTGCTGGCCCGGAAGGCCTCCATCCATCAGCTGCTCAACCAACCACAGCACG GTGCAGGGATCAAGGCCCAGGTGTGCAGCCTGGTGGAGCTGCTGGTCACCACTCTGTTCCAGGCCTACGCTGTCTTCTACCTGCCCCCGGAGGGAAGCCCCCGGCCGGGGGAGGGAGCCCTGAGCTGTGGCATGCTCTTCTCTATCTTGGAGAATGTCACCTCCACCACATCTGCAG CTAAAGACAGGAGGGTGTTGCAGGAAGAAACGAGCACAGCCAGCTGGTTCAAGTACCTGCCTCCATCCATCACCGAGTTTCAGCCCACCCTCCGCACCCTGGCTCAGCCAATCCAGAGAGAGCAGCTCCGGGACACCCTGCAGCAGTGGATTGATAC CTGTAAGGAGGACATCTGCCGTGGCGTTGGCAGCCTTCTGGTCTACGTGAAGAGCCTGAAGGGATTGGCAGCCATTAGAGACGCTGTGTGGGACCTCCTGTCCACCGACTCCATCAGTCAGCACTGGAGCACTGTGTGTCAGCGGCTGCTGGAGCGCCCCCTGGCTGCCTGGGATGACTTCCTTCAACAACTTTTTCTTCAACGCCTGCAG GCCATCACCAAAGAAGACACTGAAGCCATAGCAATGAGCTCTGTCCAGCTCCTCACCTCAGCTGTGAGGGATCTTGAGAGCCAGGCCATCCATACTTCTTCAGGTACCAACCATGGCTCAGGGCGCGGGGCCCAGTACGAGGTCGATGTGGCATCCTTCCTGTGGTCGGAGTCTCCAGGGGACCTGCTGAGTGATGCGGGCTGGGTCAGTGTGACCCAGCGGGGGCAGCAACACCAGAGGAGTAGCCTGGCCATGAAGACCCAGGCCCTGACGCCCTGCGTTCAAAACTTCTGCTCATCCCTGGATGCTAAGCTAAAGGCCAGGCTGGAAGACCTGCAGTACTACCTACCCTCCCAAGACACAA GCTCGGACTCCCTCTCGGCGGCAGTCCCCTCCCCTGGTCCCCCAGAGAGCTCGTCAGCATCTTCTTTTAACCGCTTCACGGACTCGCCGGCGGTGGAGGAGGCTTTACGTGAAGGCTGCACGGCCTGCGTCCGCCACATCCTGTCCTCCATCCGCTCTGAACTGGCCGCAGCCACGCCTGACCCCAGCCCCGCCCGCCTCAGCTCAGTTCTTTTCACTGCCAGGCTGTGCCAGTCCATGGGTGAGCTCTGCCCCAACCTGAAGCATTGCATCCTGGGAAAACAGAGGGCATCCGAGGCCGCAGCAAAGGGGACCCCAAGACAGGGCAAGAAGCTGGGCAAAGCAAGGGCCACGGAGGTCAGCCCGGCCCAGGCCAAGTGGGCGGGTCTAAAGGAGGAGCTTCTCATTTGCAGCATGGAGGCGTACCGCATCTGGAGCTCCGCCCTCTCTAAA GTGCTGCTGGAGAAGTTTGGCGCGGCGCTGCATGCTGATTCTGCCGGCGCCATCCTAACAACAGCAACAAGCTGGGAGGATCTGGAGATCCAGGAAGAAGCCGAGTCGGGGAGCAGTGTCACGTCCAAAATCAGTCTTCCAGTCCAG CCGTCGTGGTACGTGCAGTCTCTGCTGTTCCAGCTGTGCGTGGAGGTGAACCGGGTGGGGGGCCACGCTCTGCCAAGGCCCACCctgcaggagctgctgcagGCCTGTCTGACTCAGGCCCTGCACCACTACCACAGCTTCACACAGCAGGCATCAAGcagg GACGGTGCATTTCCCATGACTCAGAACCGAGCCCTGCAGCTGTTGTTTGACCTGCGTTACCTGAACACCACACTGGGCATCAGGCCGGAGGAGGGCAAGAGCTCCCGGTCCCACCAAGACCCCAG GTTCCACGaggtctgtgattggctggagggCTACATCGACCCGTTCGACCTGGACGTGTTCACGCCGCCGCTAAACACCAACCTCAACCGCATGTCCCAGAGGACCTCG GTGCTGCTGGGGCTGCTGACCGGCTCGGAGAAGCAGTTTTCCCTGCGGAGCAGCAGTCTGAACTCCCAGGAGCCGTACAACATCCTGCCCCTGGCCAGCAGCCAGACCAG GTTCGGGTTGCTGCCTCTCAGCATGTCCAGTGTGCGTAAATCCAAGTCGGCCACCAGGAGCTCGGACGCGGCCCACCAGCTG CAGgcgcccccccaccccccctcctcctcgtcctccgtGGGCCGCGAGGACAGCTTCCGACCGGGCAGCCTGTTCAGACAGCTGGCCGATCAGGACGAAGACACGGCCGCTCCGTCTTTATTCAAACTCAGCTGGCTGTCCGGCATGGCCAAATAA
- the cog1 gene encoding conserved oligomeric Golgi complex subunit 1 isoform X3 codes for MAEDPALSLRISEIKDPAVLFEGYNTADIRRIERRVRGEIEHKKEELRQMVGERYRDLIDAADTIGEMRQCSESVVRSIRDMHRYCHSLKQGRANGTPSSTQESQRQWQEKFYTMASQIKLLLEIPERIWSAMEACQYLQATQLYLLCCHLHSLLHLEAATGGHYSPVLARFPILVRQVATTGHFRSTILLDSRSLLQGRAVSDQAIAEALVSTMLLEDSSPRQALADFLLARKASIHQLLNQPQHGAGIKAQVCSLVELLVTTLFQAYAVFYLPPEGSPRPGEGALSCGMLFSILENVTSTTSAAKDRRVLQEETSTASWFKYLPPSITEFQPTLRTLAQPIQREQLRDTLQQWIDTCKEDICRGVGSLLVYVKSLKGLAAIRDAVWDLLSTDSISQHWSTVCQRLLERPLAAWDDFLQQLFLQRLQAITKEDTEAIAMSSVQLLTSAVRDLESQAIHTSSGTNHGSGRGAQYEVDVASFLWSESPGDLLSDAGWVSVTQRGQQHQRSSLAMKTQALTPCVQNFCSSLDAKLKARLEDLQYYLPSQDTSSDSLSAAVPSPGPPESSSASSFNRFTDSPAVEEALREGCTACVRHILSSIRSELAAATPDPSPARLSSVLFTARLCQSMGELCPNLKHCILGKQRASEAAAKGTPRQGKKLGKARATEVSPAQAKWAGLKEELLICSMEAYRIWSSALSKVLLEKFGAALHADSAGAILTTATSWEDLEIQEEAESGSSVTSKISLPVQPSWYVQSLLFQLCVEVNRVGGHALPRPTLQELLQACLTQALHHYHSFTQQASSRDGAFPMTQNRALQLLFDLRYLNTTLGIRPEEGKSSRSHQDPRFHEVCDWLEGYIDPFDLDVFTPPLNTNLNRMSQRTSVLLGLLTGSEKQFSLRSSSLNSQEPYNILPLASSQTRFGLLPLSMSSVRKSKSATRSSDAAHQLRF; via the exons ATGGCCGAAGACCCTGCGCTGTCCCTCCGGATCTCGGAGATCAAGGACCCGGCGGTTCTCTTCGAGGGCTACAACACCGCGGACATCCGCCGCATCGAGCGCAGAGTCCGCGGGGAGATCGAGCACAAGAAGGAGGAGCTGAGGCAGATGGTCGGGGAGCGCTACCGGGACCTGATCGACGCCGCCGACACCATCGGAGAGATGAGACAGTGTTCGGAGAGCGTGGTCCGGTCCATCCGGGACATGCACCGGTACTGCCACAGCCTGAAGCAAGGCAGAGCCAACGGGACACCCAGCAGCACGCAGGAG agCCAGAGGCAGTGGCAGGAGAAGTTCTACACCATGGCGTCCCAGATTAAGCTCCTCTTGGAGATCCCGGAGCGCATCTGGAGCGCCATGGAGGCGTGCCAGTACCTGCAGGCCACTCAGCTCTACCTGCTGTGTTGCCACCTGCACAGTCTGCTGCACCTGGAGGCTGCGACAGGGGGCCATTACAGCCCCGTCCTGGCCCGCTTCCCCATTCTGGTCCGGCAGGTAGCCACCACGGGACACTTCAG GTCCACCATTCTGCTGGACAGCCGGTCTCTGCTGCAGGGCCGTGCCGTGTCGGACCAGGCCATAGCCGAGGCCCTGGTGTCCACCATGCTGCTGGAGGACAGCTCACCGCGCCAGGCCCTGGCTGACTTCCTGCTGGCCCGGAAGGCCTCCATCCATCAGCTGCTCAACCAACCACAGCACG GTGCAGGGATCAAGGCCCAGGTGTGCAGCCTGGTGGAGCTGCTGGTCACCACTCTGTTCCAGGCCTACGCTGTCTTCTACCTGCCCCCGGAGGGAAGCCCCCGGCCGGGGGAGGGAGCCCTGAGCTGTGGCATGCTCTTCTCTATCTTGGAGAATGTCACCTCCACCACATCTGCAG CTAAAGACAGGAGGGTGTTGCAGGAAGAAACGAGCACAGCCAGCTGGTTCAAGTACCTGCCTCCATCCATCACCGAGTTTCAGCCCACCCTCCGCACCCTGGCTCAGCCAATCCAGAGAGAGCAGCTCCGGGACACCCTGCAGCAGTGGATTGATAC CTGTAAGGAGGACATCTGCCGTGGCGTTGGCAGCCTTCTGGTCTACGTGAAGAGCCTGAAGGGATTGGCAGCCATTAGAGACGCTGTGTGGGACCTCCTGTCCACCGACTCCATCAGTCAGCACTGGAGCACTGTGTGTCAGCGGCTGCTGGAGCGCCCCCTGGCTGCCTGGGATGACTTCCTTCAACAACTTTTTCTTCAACGCCTGCAG GCCATCACCAAAGAAGACACTGAAGCCATAGCAATGAGCTCTGTCCAGCTCCTCACCTCAGCTGTGAGGGATCTTGAGAGCCAGGCCATCCATACTTCTTCAGGTACCAACCATGGCTCAGGGCGCGGGGCCCAGTACGAGGTCGATGTGGCATCCTTCCTGTGGTCGGAGTCTCCAGGGGACCTGCTGAGTGATGCGGGCTGGGTCAGTGTGACCCAGCGGGGGCAGCAACACCAGAGGAGTAGCCTGGCCATGAAGACCCAGGCCCTGACGCCCTGCGTTCAAAACTTCTGCTCATCCCTGGATGCTAAGCTAAAGGCCAGGCTGGAAGACCTGCAGTACTACCTACCCTCCCAAGACACAA GCTCGGACTCCCTCTCGGCGGCAGTCCCCTCCCCTGGTCCCCCAGAGAGCTCGTCAGCATCTTCTTTTAACCGCTTCACGGACTCGCCGGCGGTGGAGGAGGCTTTACGTGAAGGCTGCACGGCCTGCGTCCGCCACATCCTGTCCTCCATCCGCTCTGAACTGGCCGCAGCCACGCCTGACCCCAGCCCCGCCCGCCTCAGCTCAGTTCTTTTCACTGCCAGGCTGTGCCAGTCCATGGGTGAGCTCTGCCCCAACCTGAAGCATTGCATCCTGGGAAAACAGAGGGCATCCGAGGCCGCAGCAAAGGGGACCCCAAGACAGGGCAAGAAGCTGGGCAAAGCAAGGGCCACGGAGGTCAGCCCGGCCCAGGCCAAGTGGGCGGGTCTAAAGGAGGAGCTTCTCATTTGCAGCATGGAGGCGTACCGCATCTGGAGCTCCGCCCTCTCTAAA GTGCTGCTGGAGAAGTTTGGCGCGGCGCTGCATGCTGATTCTGCCGGCGCCATCCTAACAACAGCAACAAGCTGGGAGGATCTGGAGATCCAGGAAGAAGCCGAGTCGGGGAGCAGTGTCACGTCCAAAATCAGTCTTCCAGTCCAG CCGTCGTGGTACGTGCAGTCTCTGCTGTTCCAGCTGTGCGTGGAGGTGAACCGGGTGGGGGGCCACGCTCTGCCAAGGCCCACCctgcaggagctgctgcagGCCTGTCTGACTCAGGCCCTGCACCACTACCACAGCTTCACACAGCAGGCATCAAGcagg GACGGTGCATTTCCCATGACTCAGAACCGAGCCCTGCAGCTGTTGTTTGACCTGCGTTACCTGAACACCACACTGGGCATCAGGCCGGAGGAGGGCAAGAGCTCCCGGTCCCACCAAGACCCCAG GTTCCACGaggtctgtgattggctggagggCTACATCGACCCGTTCGACCTGGACGTGTTCACGCCGCCGCTAAACACCAACCTCAACCGCATGTCCCAGAGGACCTCG GTGCTGCTGGGGCTGCTGACCGGCTCGGAGAAGCAGTTTTCCCTGCGGAGCAGCAGTCTGAACTCCCAGGAGCCGTACAACATCCTGCCCCTGGCCAGCAGCCAGACCAG GTTCGGGTTGCTGCCTCTCAGCATGTCCAGTGTGCGTAAATCCAAGTCGGCCACCAGGAGCTCGGACGCGGCCCACCAGCTG CGTTTTTGA